Proteins co-encoded in one Desulfuromonadaceae bacterium genomic window:
- a CDS encoding MgtC/SapB family protein produces MPFLSTFDVEILLRLGSAVLVGALLGYERERSGRSAGLRTNLLVCVGAALMMIVSEHYYLKYAGLGSESVLRIDPARVAAQIITGIGFLGAGVIIKEKQNVRGLTTAATLWVGAGIGMACGAGLYQLAFSGALISLLTLAILKNLSRHLAIDHYYSVTVVCDPPLGAATTALEAFFSERQISVLKVGFAQDRSVGTTTIDYHIRCKRYSCDLLELAQKITAFDFVQQTRVR; encoded by the coding sequence GTGCCATTTCTGTCGACATTCGATGTAGAAATTCTGTTGCGCCTGGGAAGCGCGGTCCTTGTCGGGGCGCTCCTTGGCTACGAACGTGAACGCAGCGGACGCAGTGCCGGCCTGCGTACCAACTTGTTGGTCTGCGTCGGTGCGGCGCTGATGATGATTGTTTCCGAACATTACTATCTCAAGTATGCTGGCCTTGGCAGCGAAAGTGTCCTGCGGATCGATCCTGCCAGAGTAGCGGCACAGATCATTACCGGTATCGGTTTTCTCGGAGCGGGGGTGATCATCAAGGAAAAGCAGAATGTTCGTGGCCTGACAACGGCGGCAACTTTGTGGGTAGGGGCCGGGATCGGTATGGCCTGCGGTGCGGGACTTTATCAGCTGGCCTTCAGTGGCGCCCTGATCTCACTGTTGACCCTGGCCATTCTGAAAAACCTGAGCCGCCATCTTGCCATTGACCATTACTACTCGGTTACGGTGGTTTGCGATCCGCCGTTGGGCGCGGCCACGACGGCGCTGGAGGCGTTCTTCTCTGAACGTCAGATCAGTGTGCTTAAGGTTGGTTTTGCTCAGGATCGGTCGGTCGGCACCACAACGATCGATTACCACATTCGTTGCAAACGATATTCCTGCGATCTGCTGGAACTGGCGCAAAAGATTACAGCATTTGACTTTGTTCAACAGACCAGGGTGCGCTGA
- a CDS encoding cold-shock protein — MAQGTVKWFNDSKGFGFIAQDDGPDVFVHFSAIAGEGFKSLVEGERVTFDVQDGPKGPQAANVQKA, encoded by the coding sequence ATGGCACAAGGTACAGTCAAATGGTTCAACGATTCGAAGGGTTTTGGTTTCATTGCTCAGGATGATGGTCCCGATGTCTTTGTTCATTTCTCGGCCATTGCCGGTGAAGGGTTCAAGTCTCTGGTGGAGGGTGAGCGCGTCACTTTTGATGTGCAGGATGGTCCCAAAGGCCCGCAGGCGGCGAACGTCCAAAAAGCATAG
- a CDS encoding response regulator, producing MILQKKILVVDDDLLIRKLLIDALSCPEYQVIEASDGSTALDAFGKFHPDLVILDLFMPVMDGFQVCQNIRSTATTPHTPVIVLTALEDADSIQRAFELDVADFLFKPLRVELIKHRVKTILNRAQTSPLTPISPHEGAAIIENIPDPIIIYNTQMEVVWVNAGARRYFDRSEDQIIGLSCSTLCQMRACEQDLTCINQRCIKEGKVLTGMSHHPDGTIWGLRVFPLRNDLAGFDKILCLAHDITEKVKLQADAAYANQLVHIGELAAGIAHEINNPLNGIINYSQVMLNQLTADNPLHELASKINLEGERVARIANSLLSFSWRGRQRGMSFENLCDVISDVLVIAQPRLQIDGIHVVCNVPPSLEEVEMNRQAIQQVLLNLFDNACYALNERHGERDDAKILELSSRRTEVNGKDYIELAVKDNGSGIPARQIGLLKMPFFTTRPEGAGSGIGLSIAHKIIKEHHGELLIDSVEGEGTTIRLLFPCTAGAARGTGK from the coding sequence ATGATTCTTCAGAAAAAAATCCTGGTCGTCGATGACGACCTGCTGATTCGAAAACTGCTCATTGATGCACTATCCTGCCCGGAATACCAGGTTATCGAAGCCTCCGACGGTAGCACCGCACTTGATGCCTTCGGTAAATTTCACCCCGATCTGGTTATCCTCGATCTCTTCATGCCCGTGATGGACGGCTTCCAGGTCTGTCAAAATATTCGCTCCACCGCGACAACGCCCCACACCCCTGTCATCGTATTGACGGCACTGGAAGATGCCGACTCGATCCAGCGTGCGTTTGAACTCGATGTTGCTGATTTTCTGTTCAAGCCACTACGGGTTGAATTAATCAAACATCGCGTCAAAACGATCCTCAATAGAGCACAAACGTCACCATTAACCCCCATATCCCCTCACGAGGGTGCCGCGATCATTGAGAACATTCCCGACCCGATCATCATCTACAACACGCAGATGGAAGTAGTCTGGGTCAATGCGGGTGCCAGGCGCTATTTTGACCGGTCGGAAGACCAGATCATTGGTCTTTCATGCAGCACCCTCTGCCAGATGAGAGCGTGTGAACAAGATCTCACCTGTATCAATCAGCGCTGCATCAAGGAAGGAAAAGTGCTCACCGGAATGAGTCACCATCCTGATGGGACGATCTGGGGGCTAAGGGTCTTTCCGCTACGCAACGATCTTGCCGGGTTCGATAAAATCCTCTGCCTGGCACACGATATTACCGAAAAGGTCAAACTCCAGGCTGACGCGGCCTATGCTAACCAGCTGGTGCACATCGGTGAACTGGCAGCCGGGATCGCTCACGAAATCAACAACCCGTTAAACGGCATCATCAATTACAGCCAGGTCATGCTCAACCAGTTGACAGCTGACAATCCGCTCCACGAACTGGCGTCCAAAATCAACCTTGAAGGTGAGCGTGTTGCGCGGATCGCAAACTCGCTGTTGAGTTTCTCCTGGCGTGGACGCCAGCGCGGGATGAGTTTTGAAAATCTCTGTGACGTAATCTCGGATGTGCTGGTCATCGCCCAGCCACGGCTACAGATTGACGGCATTCACGTCGTCTGCAATGTGCCCCCATCGCTGGAAGAGGTCGAGATGAACCGCCAGGCAATTCAGCAGGTCCTGCTCAACCTCTTTGACAATGCCTGCTATGCGTTGAATGAACGCCACGGAGAGCGTGACGATGCGAAAATTCTGGAGCTGAGCTCCCGCCGCACGGAGGTCAACGGCAAGGACTATATCGAACTGGCGGTCAAAGACAACGGATCAGGCATTCCGGCCAGGCAAATCGGTCTCCTCAAGATGCCCTTCTTCACCACTCGCCCGGAAGGGGCCGGTTCAGGCATCGGGCTGAGCATCGCTCATAAAATCATCAAGGAACACCATGGCGAACTGCTGATCGACAGCGTGGAAGGGGAGGGCACCACGATCAGGCTGCTTTTCCCGTGCACTGCCGGTGCGGCGCGCGGCACCGGCAAGTGA
- the rsgA gene encoding ribosome small subunit-dependent GTPase A: MPEPHPSLSTLGWDHFFQQQLTRQELAETVPVRVFAAQGNSVDVVGAAERRLLSLPGRWKTLPPEDRPTVGDWLLLGSDGQPARLLDRKSVFCRNAAGQDTRVQLLAANVDTLFIVSSCNRDFNPSRLERYLALALEAGVEPVMVLTKVDLIDDPSAFVIQARQLRPGLLVETINSKDPASADILRRWCGVGRTVALVGSSGVGKSTLINTLLAETVQETAAIRADDSRGRHTTTARTLHLLPGGGLLLDSPGMRELQLGDCENGIASLFAEIAQVARRCRFSDCRHQGDPGCAVQLAVDANELDPRRLSNYLKLLNEQDRNAETLVDKHRRKKDFGKSYKKSMAAKLDERSRY; this comes from the coding sequence ATGCCTGAACCACACCCATCCCTGTCGACACTCGGCTGGGACCATTTTTTTCAGCAACAGCTAACTCGCCAGGAACTGGCAGAGACTGTCCCCGTGCGCGTCTTCGCCGCCCAGGGAAATAGTGTCGATGTCGTCGGGGCGGCGGAACGACGTCTGCTCTCGCTGCCAGGTCGGTGGAAAACCCTCCCCCCCGAGGATCGTCCGACCGTCGGTGACTGGCTGTTGCTGGGCAGCGATGGCCAGCCCGCTCGACTGCTCGACCGCAAAAGCGTCTTCTGTCGCAACGCCGCCGGTCAGGATACGCGGGTGCAACTGCTGGCAGCAAATGTCGACACCCTCTTTATCGTTTCCTCGTGCAATCGCGATTTTAACCCTTCACGCCTGGAACGTTATCTGGCGCTGGCGCTGGAAGCCGGAGTCGAACCGGTCATGGTCCTGACCAAGGTTGATCTGATCGATGATCCCTCGGCATTCGTCATTCAGGCGCGCCAGTTGCGACCCGGCTTGCTGGTCGAGACGATCAACAGCAAAGACCCCGCTTCGGCAGACATTCTTCGTCGCTGGTGCGGTGTTGGCCGTACCGTGGCGCTGGTCGGCTCTTCCGGCGTCGGCAAATCAACCCTGATCAATACCTTGCTTGCCGAAACAGTGCAGGAAACCGCGGCAATCCGCGCAGATGACTCCAGGGGGCGTCACACCACCACCGCTCGCACCCTCCATCTGCTCCCCGGCGGAGGGCTGCTCCTTGACAGTCCCGGCATGCGCGAGCTGCAACTTGGTGATTGTGAAAATGGCATCGCCTCCCTCTTTGCAGAAATCGCGCAGGTTGCTCGGCGCTGTCGATTCAGCGACTGTCGCCACCAAGGGGACCCCGGTTGTGCGGTGCAGCTGGCGGTTGACGCGAATGAACTCGATCCGCGCCGACTGAGTAATTACCTGAAGCTGCTGAACGAGCAGGATCGCAACGCTGAAACATTGGTTGACAAACACCGTCGCAAAAAGGATTTTGGAAAATCCTACAAAAAATCGATGGCGGCCAAACTTGACGAGCGCAGCCGCTACTGA
- a CDS encoding response regulator encodes MMARHIVVIDDDLLLLTIAKDFLTGAGFRVSISDTTVYSNELIYAQDPPDLIFLDVVMPLMTGDRKVMALKRRKQSRDIPVILISTKPEEELRALALQAGADGYLQKPFTPESLVAKVHEYLPPVS; translated from the coding sequence GTGATGGCCAGGCATATTGTTGTTATTGATGATGATCTTTTGTTGTTGACGATCGCCAAAGATTTTCTTACCGGTGCGGGGTTTCGTGTCTCAATCTCCGATACCACCGTTTACTCTAATGAGCTGATCTATGCGCAGGACCCTCCCGACTTGATTTTCCTCGATGTTGTTATGCCGTTGATGACCGGTGATCGCAAGGTCATGGCACTGAAGCGGCGCAAACAGAGTCGCGACATTCCGGTGATTCTGATTTCGACCAAACCGGAGGAGGAGTTGCGGGCACTGGCGCTACAAGCGGGGGCTGACGGCTATCTGCAAAAGCCTTTTACCCCCGAAAGCCTGGTCGCCAAAGTCCATGAATATCTACCTCCGGTGAGCTAG
- a CDS encoding tRNA-dihydrouridine synthase family protein: protein MLAPMQGLTNRALRALFAEQYAPDTLFTEFIRVGPTERKQIKKGDLNAICAQENGIPLVVQLIGHGRETLVSAAQAAQQAGAVHLNLNLGCPYGRMTSGLTGGKMLQRPELLNEILPALREVIAGTFSVKVRAGYDRPEQIFDLLPLFERSALDFLVLHPRTVVQQYSGAADHGLTAEVVRRTSIPVITNGDIRTAANGRRILAETGATGLMLGRGAIADPWLFARLRGETADIASAQERADQLRGYLRQLFERYQQLYCGEKQVLDRIKNVFLCLDDREFIEDFKMLKRCRTSSEFLRQVDALRR from the coding sequence ATGCTCGCGCCGATGCAAGGGCTCACCAATCGTGCACTGCGTGCCCTGTTTGCGGAGCAGTATGCTCCCGATACCCTTTTTACCGAATTCATCCGGGTCGGGCCGACGGAACGCAAGCAGATCAAAAAGGGTGATTTGAATGCAATCTGTGCTCAGGAGAACGGTATTCCCCTGGTCGTGCAACTGATCGGTCATGGCCGCGAGACACTCGTCAGTGCTGCCCAAGCGGCACAACAGGCCGGGGCGGTACATCTCAATCTCAATCTCGGCTGTCCTTACGGGCGCATGACCAGCGGGCTGACCGGCGGCAAGATGTTGCAACGCCCCGAGCTGCTGAATGAAATCCTGCCCGCCTTGCGCGAAGTCATCGCCGGAACGTTTTCGGTCAAGGTCCGCGCCGGCTACGATCGACCGGAACAGATTTTTGACCTGTTGCCCCTCTTCGAACGCAGTGCTCTGGATTTTCTGGTGCTGCATCCGCGCACCGTTGTGCAGCAGTACAGCGGTGCGGCGGACCACGGCCTGACTGCCGAGGTGGTGCGCCGAACCTCCATTCCGGTGATCACCAACGGTGATATCCGCACCGCCGCAAACGGGCGGCGCATCCTTGCAGAAACCGGCGCGACCGGCTTGATGCTTGGTCGCGGGGCTATTGCCGACCCCTGGCTGTTTGCTCGGTTGCGCGGGGAAACAGCGGATATTGCCTCAGCGCAGGAACGGGCTGACCAGCTGCGTGGTTATCTGCGCCAGTTATTTGAACGCTACCAGCAGTTGTACTGTGGCGAGAAACAAGTTCTCGATCGGATTAAAAATGTGTTTTTATGTCTTGATGACAGGGAATTCATTGAGGACTTCAAAATGTTGAAACGCTGCCGGACGAGCAGCGAATTTCTGCGCCAGGTCGACGCGCTGCGCCGCTGA
- a CDS encoding ATP-binding cassette domain-containing protein gives MALLSIRNLSLAFGGPPLLHDISLQVNKGERICLLGRNGMGKSTLLKLIAAELPPDSGTIERQQGLQIASLPQEVPRDLTGSVYAAIAAGLGEPGRLLSRYRHLSVAVEAGNEGMLPRLLDIQHDLDRMSAWALQPRIEQLLSQLKLDGDAPIAHLSGGMARRALLARALAGEPDILLLDEPTNHLDIDSIDWLENFLKRESLTLIFVTHDRAFLRALATRIIEIDRGRLYDFACDYPTFLLRKEEQLHAETLEWQRFDKKLAEEEIWIRKGIKARRTRNEGRVRALKQMRDERRKRRERLGNARLGVQETERSGKLVAELTDVTFGYNSAPTDKPLIRNFSTTILRGDRIGIIGANGAGKTTLIKLLIGELQPLSGTVKLGTHHEIVYIDQLRDQLDPDKTVQQNLAGEQDTVQVGGQARHVIGYLQDFLFTPERARTPVRILSGGERNRLLLAKQFMRPANILVLDEPTNDLDLETLDLLEELLADFPGTIFLVSHDRAFINQVVTSTIAFEGDGRVVEYVGDYDDWVRQRPVIESAPPPMKEKKEKPPRERQRKLTFKEKGELEGLPQHIDALEAKQAELHQRMADPNFYREAGAQMTELKAQLETVTRELENAFARWEELAALVE, from the coding sequence ATGGCACTGCTCAGCATCCGCAATCTGTCTCTCGCCTTTGGCGGGCCACCACTGCTGCACGACATTTCGCTGCAAGTCAACAAGGGTGAACGCATCTGCCTGCTCGGGCGCAACGGCATGGGCAAATCAACGCTCCTCAAGTTGATTGCCGCCGAGCTCCCCCCTGACTCCGGAACCATTGAGCGTCAGCAGGGGTTGCAAATTGCATCCCTGCCGCAAGAGGTGCCACGCGATCTGACCGGCAGTGTCTATGCTGCAATCGCCGCTGGACTTGGCGAGCCGGGCCGACTGTTGAGTCGTTATCGCCACTTGAGTGTTGCCGTTGAGGCGGGGAACGAAGGGATGCTCCCCCGGTTGCTCGACATCCAGCATGATCTCGACCGCATGTCAGCATGGGCTCTGCAACCGCGGATAGAGCAGCTCCTCTCTCAGCTCAAGCTGGACGGCGATGCGCCAATCGCCCACCTTTCCGGAGGCATGGCACGTCGGGCGCTGCTGGCGCGAGCGCTGGCCGGAGAACCGGACATCCTGCTCCTTGACGAACCGACCAACCACCTCGACATCGATTCGATCGACTGGCTGGAGAACTTTCTCAAACGCGAAAGTTTGACCCTGATTTTTGTCACCCATGATCGCGCCTTTTTGCGCGCCCTGGCAACCCGGATCATCGAAATTGACCGCGGTCGACTCTACGATTTTGCGTGTGACTATCCAACTTTTTTACTCCGCAAGGAAGAGCAGCTTCACGCCGAAACACTGGAGTGGCAACGCTTCGACAAAAAACTTGCGGAAGAAGAAATCTGGATTCGTAAAGGGATCAAGGCCCGCCGCACCCGCAACGAGGGGCGCGTGCGCGCTCTTAAACAGATGCGCGATGAACGGCGCAAACGCCGCGAACGTCTCGGCAATGCGCGACTCGGCGTGCAGGAAACAGAACGCAGCGGCAAGCTGGTCGCGGAACTGACCGATGTCACCTTTGGTTACAACAGCGCTCCGACAGATAAACCGTTGATTCGTAATTTTTCGACAACTATCCTGCGCGGTGACCGGATCGGCATCATCGGAGCGAATGGCGCAGGCAAAACGACCTTGATCAAACTGCTGATCGGCGAACTTCAGCCACTGAGCGGCACGGTCAAACTCGGGACACATCATGAAATCGTCTATATCGACCAGTTGCGCGACCAGCTTGATCCCGACAAAACCGTTCAGCAAAACCTTGCCGGTGAGCAGGATACGGTACAGGTCGGCGGTCAAGCGCGGCACGTCATCGGTTATCTGCAAGATTTTCTCTTTACCCCTGAACGCGCGCGCACCCCGGTGCGCATCCTTTCCGGCGGGGAGCGCAACCGCTTGTTGCTGGCCAAACAATTCATGCGTCCCGCCAACATTCTGGTTCTCGACGAACCGACCAACGATCTCGATCTGGAAACCCTTGATCTGCTTGAAGAGCTGCTCGCTGATTTTCCCGGCACGATTTTCCTGGTCAGTCACGACCGGGCATTTATTAATCAAGTCGTGACCAGCACAATCGCTTTTGAGGGTGATGGCCGCGTCGTCGAATATGTCGGCGATTATGACGACTGGGTACGCCAACGTCCGGTGATTGAATCTGCCCCTCCTCCAATGAAAGAAAAGAAGGAAAAACCGCCGCGCGAACGGCAACGCAAACTGACTTTCAAGGAAAAGGGTGAGCTGGAGGGACTGCCGCAACACATCGATGCCCTCGAAGCGAAACAGGCCGAGCTGCATCAACGGATGGCCGATCCGAACTTCTACCGTGAGGCAGGAGCACAAATGACCGAACTCAAAGCGCAGCTGGAAACGGTCACCAGGGAGCTGGAAAATGCCTTCGCACGCTGGGAAGAACTTGCTGCGCTGGTGGAATAA
- a CDS encoding metallophosphoesterase, which yields MPWFLLVFLFIYSLMHLLVLRGIRPLLPPGSTRSRLVVGWMVVMLFTPLITWLLEHGGFESAARLAAWLGYIWMGLLFLAFSAFAGLGIGEMILLATARFKPAFAQVDLCNRHSARLVLLITVVIAGYGLFEARDLRVETIRLSSHKLPVAAATIRIAQVSDLHLGLINREAVLQPVIARLQSLRPDLLVVTGDMVDARINHLDGLSELWRSINPPLGKFAVNGNHEMYAGREQSSAFLEKSGFTLLRQQAVAVNEYLTVVGIDDPALQAPINAAQLLANLPATPYILFLKHRPAIDPDTPGRFDLQLSGHTHRGQIFPFNLLTGLAYPLQDGLTALEAGGYLYASRGTGTWGPPLRWLSPPEISLFEISSGAILQDGD from the coding sequence GTGCCCTGGTTTTTACTGGTTTTTTTGTTTATTTACTCCCTGATGCATCTGCTGGTGTTGCGTGGTATCCGACCGTTGCTGCCGCCAGGCTCGACCCGCTCGCGGCTCGTCGTTGGCTGGATGGTGGTGATGTTGTTTACACCGCTGATAACCTGGTTACTGGAACACGGCGGTTTTGAATCGGCCGCACGGCTTGCCGCCTGGCTCGGTTATATCTGGATGGGGCTGCTCTTTCTGGCGTTCAGCGCTTTTGCCGGATTGGGCATTGGCGAAATGATCTTGTTGGCGACGGCGCGCTTCAAGCCTGCTTTCGCTCAGGTTGACTTATGCAACAGGCACAGCGCGCGGCTGGTTTTGCTGATCACTGTCGTGATTGCGGGCTATGGCCTCTTTGAGGCTCGCGACCTGCGCGTTGAAACGATTCGTCTGAGCAGTCATAAACTCCCGGTTGCCGCCGCCACGATCCGCATCGCGCAAGTCTCCGACCTGCATCTGGGGTTGATCAATCGTGAAGCGGTTCTTCAACCGGTGATTGCGCGACTGCAATCGCTGCGTCCCGATCTGCTGGTGGTGACCGGTGATATGGTCGATGCCCGCATCAATCATCTCGATGGCCTGAGCGAGTTGTGGCGTTCCATCAACCCGCCTCTGGGCAAGTTTGCCGTGAACGGCAACCACGAAATGTATGCCGGACGCGAACAAAGCAGCGCTTTTTTAGAAAAGAGCGGCTTTACACTGTTGCGTCAACAGGCGGTTGCCGTCAATGAATATCTGACGGTTGTCGGCATTGATGATCCCGCGCTGCAAGCGCCGATCAACGCAGCGCAACTGTTGGCGAACCTCCCCGCAACACCGTATATCCTGTTCCTCAAACATCGCCCCGCGATCGATCCCGACACTCCCGGACGTTTCGATTTGCAACTTTCCGGGCATACACATCGGGGCCAGATTTTTCCTTTCAACCTGTTGACGGGGCTGGCCTACCCCCTCCAGGACGGGCTGACCGCCCTGGAGGCAGGGGGATATCTTTATGCCAGTCGCGGGACCGGTACCTGGGGACCACCGTTACGGTGGCTGTCGCCACCGGAAATATCACTTTTCGAAATCAGTTCAGGCGCGATTCTTCAGGATGGGGATTAA
- a CDS encoding DUF1847 domain-containing protein: MPNKTKNKLICADCADVWSKQGSTHCWSPPGQGPARPGYCPSGSETELIEAAFQKYTGDDFDARLARVAAKVEGLCYQPVPGSDAVNARWTRVEDTIALAKLMGFSRIGIGTCVGLLDETQRLTDILIAQGFEVLSVCCKAGSIDKLSLQLKEEDKVRPGSFEPACNPIAQAELLNQAGTDMNIIVGLCVGHDMLFNKYSDAPTTTLVVKDRVTGHNPAAVLYGQNFYYKRLQKMPVLTAAEIDEHRN; this comes from the coding sequence ATGCCCAATAAAACGAAGAACAAATTGATCTGCGCGGATTGCGCGGACGTCTGGAGTAAGCAGGGAAGTACCCATTGCTGGAGTCCTCCCGGCCAGGGCCCGGCGCGCCCAGGGTATTGCCCGTCCGGGAGCGAAACGGAGCTCATTGAGGCGGCGTTTCAAAAATACACCGGAGATGACTTTGATGCGCGGCTGGCGCGTGTTGCGGCGAAGGTGGAGGGGCTTTGCTATCAGCCGGTCCCCGGTTCCGACGCAGTGAATGCCCGCTGGACGCGGGTTGAAGATACCATTGCGCTGGCCAAGTTGATGGGCTTTTCGCGGATTGGCATCGGTACGTGTGTGGGCTTGCTTGATGAAACGCAGCGACTCACCGATATCCTCATTGCCCAGGGGTTTGAGGTGTTGTCGGTGTGCTGCAAGGCCGGAAGTATCGACAAACTGTCGCTCCAGCTGAAGGAGGAGGACAAGGTGCGTCCGGGGAGTTTTGAACCCGCCTGCAATCCAATCGCCCAGGCCGAGCTGCTCAACCAGGCGGGAACCGACATGAACATCATTGTCGGTCTTTGTGTCGGGCACGACATGCTGTTTAACAAATACTCTGACGCGCCAACCACCACCCTGGTGGTCAAGGATCGCGTCACCGGACATAACCCGGCTGCGGTACTTTACGGACAGAATTTTTATTACAAGCGATTGCAGAAAATGCCGGTGCTCACCGCCGCCGAAATTGACGAACATCGCAACTGA
- the ald gene encoding alanine dehydrogenase, translating to MVIGLLKEIKRGENRVALTPLGVAALVARGHQLLVEAGAGNGSLIPDEAYQNAGAKIVTTAPDIFFRAEMILRVKEPQPSEYPLVRSGQIFFTFFHFAASEALTRAMIDSGAVCIAYETVGDDRGGLPILLPMSEVAGRMAAQEAAKYLERGAGGRGILPGGVAGVMPATIVVLGGGTVGTEAARIACGLGAKVYLLETDADRLRYLAATLPKNCIVLLSNPPQIRALLGQADAIIGAVLLRGAKAPHLITRDMLSLLQPGAVLIDVAIDQGGCFATSRPTTHEEPIFIVDGILHYCVANLPGAVPLTATPALTNATLPYIVALADQGWRAAARNDARIAAGINIVHGQVTCAAVAEAFGQTHTGIEAILNRS from the coding sequence ATGGTTATCGGCCTGTTGAAAGAGATCAAACGAGGGGAAAACCGGGTCGCACTAACCCCGCTCGGAGTCGCCGCGCTCGTTGCTCGCGGTCATCAACTCCTGGTCGAAGCAGGTGCGGGGAACGGGAGCTTGATCCCGGATGAGGCCTATCAAAACGCCGGTGCAAAGATCGTCACCACGGCACCTGACATCTTCTTTCGTGCTGAGATGATTTTACGCGTCAAGGAACCGCAACCGAGTGAATATCCTCTTGTTCGGTCGGGCCAAATATTTTTTACTTTTTTCCATTTCGCCGCTTCAGAAGCTTTAACCCGGGCGATGATCGACAGTGGCGCCGTCTGTATCGCTTACGAAACTGTTGGTGATGATCGTGGCGGGCTACCGATTCTGCTGCCGATGAGCGAAGTTGCCGGACGTATGGCCGCGCAGGAAGCGGCTAAATACCTTGAACGCGGGGCCGGGGGACGCGGTATTTTGCCTGGTGGCGTTGCCGGGGTCATGCCCGCCACCATCGTCGTCCTCGGCGGCGGCACTGTCGGCACCGAGGCCGCCCGCATCGCCTGTGGTCTCGGTGCGAAGGTTTATCTGCTCGAAACAGATGCTGACCGGCTGCGTTATCTCGCAGCAACACTGCCAAAAAATTGTATCGTGCTGTTGTCGAATCCGCCACAAATCCGCGCCCTGCTTGGTCAAGCCGATGCAATCATCGGTGCCGTCCTGCTCCGCGGGGCGAAAGCACCACACCTGATAACCAGAGACATGCTCTCCCTGCTGCAACCGGGCGCGGTCCTGATCGATGTCGCCATCGATCAAGGGGGGTGCTTCGCAACGTCGCGGCCAACGACGCATGAAGAACCGATCTTCATTGTTGACGGCATCCTCCACTACTGCGTCGCCAATCTTCCTGGCGCAGTGCCGCTCACCGCGACGCCAGCGCTGACCAACGCCACCCTGCCTTATATCGTTGCCCTGGCAGATCAGGGCTGGCGCGCTGCGGCGCGCAACGACGCCCGGATTGCAGCGGGAATCAATATCGTGCACGGTCAGGTGACGTGTGCCGCCGTTGCCGAGGCGTTCGGTCAGACACACACCGGGATCGAAGCGATCCTGAACCGGAGCTGA